From one Azotosporobacter soli genomic stretch:
- the mmdA gene encoding methylmalonyl-CoA decarboxylase subunit alpha, giving the protein MSTVQERIEDLKKRQEKIMQGGGQKRIDKQHATGKLTARERVELLLDPNTFVELDQFITHRCTNFDMASVEAPGEGVVTGYGTVNGRLVYVFAQDFTVVGGSLGEMHAAKIIKVQNLAMKMGAPVIGLNDSGGARIQEAVDALAGYGKIFYNNTMASGVIPQISVIMGPCAGGAVYSPALTDFIYMVKNTSQMFITGPQVIKSVTAEEVTAEALGGAMTHNTTSGVAHFVAENDQDCLEQIRLLLSYLPSNNLEGAPSAPATDDPNRMEESLVTLLPDNPNQPYNMKDVITAIVDDGQYYESQPFFAQNMITCFARFDGQTVGIIANQPSVMAGCLDIDASDKSARFIRFCDAFNIPLLNLVDVPGFLPGVSQEYGGIIRHGAKMLYAYSEATVPKITVITRKAYGGSYLAMCSQDLGADQVLAWPTAEIAVMGPAGAANIIFRGDPEVKAKTEKYIEEFATPYKAAERGFVDQVIEPQETRPRIITALSMLASKREQRPQKKHGNIPL; this is encoded by the coding sequence ATGTCAACCGTTCAAGAACGCATTGAAGACCTGAAAAAACGGCAGGAAAAGATCATGCAAGGCGGCGGCCAAAAGCGGATCGACAAGCAGCATGCTACCGGCAAGCTGACTGCCCGTGAACGGGTCGAATTATTACTCGATCCGAATACCTTTGTTGAACTGGATCAGTTCATCACGCATCGTTGCACCAATTTTGACATGGCTTCGGTCGAAGCTCCGGGCGAAGGCGTTGTAACCGGCTACGGCACGGTCAATGGTCGCTTGGTCTATGTATTCGCACAAGACTTCACCGTCGTCGGCGGTTCGCTTGGCGAAATGCATGCGGCTAAAATCATCAAGGTACAAAACCTGGCAATGAAGATGGGCGCACCTGTCATCGGCCTTAACGATTCGGGCGGAGCCCGGATTCAAGAAGCGGTCGATGCATTGGCCGGTTATGGTAAGATTTTCTACAATAATACTATGGCTTCGGGTGTGATTCCGCAGATCTCCGTCATCATGGGACCTTGCGCAGGCGGCGCGGTATATTCGCCGGCTCTGACGGATTTCATCTACATGGTGAAAAACACCAGCCAAATGTTTATTACCGGTCCGCAGGTTATCAAGTCGGTAACGGCTGAAGAAGTTACCGCTGAAGCGCTTGGCGGAGCGATGACTCACAACACGACGTCCGGCGTCGCTCATTTCGTAGCGGAAAACGACCAGGACTGCCTGGAGCAAATCCGTTTGCTGCTCAGCTATCTGCCTAGCAACAATCTGGAAGGTGCACCGTCTGCTCCTGCGACGGATGATCCGAACCGCATGGAAGAGTCGTTGGTGACTCTCTTACCGGATAATCCGAACCAACCGTACAATATGAAAGACGTCATCACAGCGATTGTCGATGATGGTCAATATTATGAATCTCAGCCGTTTTTTGCTCAAAACATGATCACTTGTTTTGCCCGGTTTGATGGTCAGACCGTAGGAATCATCGCCAATCAGCCGTCTGTTATGGCCGGTTGCCTGGATATCGATGCTTCTGATAAATCGGCCCGCTTCATTCGTTTCTGCGACGCATTCAACATTCCTCTCTTGAATCTGGTTGATGTACCGGGCTTCCTGCCTGGCGTAAGCCAAGAGTATGGCGGCATTATCCGTCATGGCGCGAAAATGTTGTATGCTTATTCGGAAGCGACCGTACCTAAGATCACCGTCATTACCCGTAAGGCATACGGCGGTTCTTACCTGGCAATGTGTTCGCAAGATTTGGGCGCGGATCAGGTCTTGGCCTGGCCGACTGCCGAAATTGCGGTCATGGGACCTGCAGGTGCGGCAAACATCATCTTTAGGGGAGACCCCGAAGTAAAGGCAAAAACAGAAAAGTACATCGAAGAGTTCGCGACTCCCTACAAAGCAGCCGAACGCGGCTTTGTCGATCAAGTCATCGAACCGCAAGAAACCCGTCCTCGTATCATTACCGCTCTGAGCATGCTGGCCAGTAAGCGGGAACAGCGGCCCCAGAAGAAACACGGCAATATTCCGCTGTAG
- the meaB gene encoding methylmalonyl Co-A mutase-associated GTPase MeaB, translated as MKLVEELLAGNRLALSRAITAVENEYEEAVAIMQQLYAHTGRAHVIGITGPPGAGKSTLTDKMAKAYRRQGKTVGIVAVDPTSPFSGGAILGDRIRMNDLTLDEGVFIRSMGTRGSLGGLSRKTSETVKIMDAAGKDVILIETVGVGQSEVDIVKSADTVLVVMVPGLGDDIQAIKAGILEIGDIFVLNKADLDGADRLNVELEMMLDMNQTMLDWRPPVKRVVASRSEGIDELLDSVAEYTAWAKEADQFELRRHGRTKTELLNMLDQEMGRFVRQRLDRYGSLEELVASIERREKDPYSVVNMIVADVLREVKV; from the coding sequence ATGAAACTTGTCGAAGAATTATTGGCCGGCAACCGCCTGGCCCTGTCTCGGGCGATCACTGCGGTAGAAAATGAGTATGAAGAAGCGGTTGCGATTATGCAGCAGTTGTATGCTCATACCGGACGAGCGCATGTCATCGGCATTACCGGACCTCCGGGCGCTGGTAAGAGTACGTTGACGGATAAAATGGCCAAGGCGTATCGTCGTCAGGGTAAGACCGTAGGCATTGTCGCCGTAGACCCGACCAGTCCTTTTTCGGGCGGCGCTATTTTAGGCGACCGGATTCGGATGAATGACTTGACGCTTGATGAAGGCGTCTTCATTCGCAGTATGGGAACGCGGGGCAGTCTCGGCGGATTGTCGAGAAAGACGTCAGAGACCGTCAAAATCATGGATGCGGCGGGCAAAGATGTCATCTTGATTGAAACCGTCGGCGTCGGACAATCGGAAGTCGATATCGTCAAATCGGCGGACACCGTTCTGGTCGTCATGGTACCGGGTTTAGGCGATGATATCCAGGCGATTAAAGCGGGCATTTTGGAAATCGGCGACATTTTCGTTTTGAATAAGGCGGATCTTGATGGCGCCGACCGACTGAATGTTGAGCTGGAAATGATGCTGGATATGAACCAGACGATGCTCGACTGGCGACCTCCGGTCAAGAGGGTTGTAGCCAGCCGAAGCGAAGGCATCGATGAATTACTGGATTCCGTCGCCGAATATACGGCGTGGGCCAAAGAAGCCGATCAGTTTGAACTGCGGCGTCATGGCCGGACAAAGACCGAACTTTTAAATATGCTAGATCAGGAAATGGGACGCTTTGTGCGTCAACGTCTCGATCGTTACGGCAGTTTGGAAGAATTGGTCGCCAGTATTGAACGACGGGAGAAGGATCCCTATTCCGTAGTCAATATGATCGTAGCCGATGTGCTGCGTGAAGTGAAGGTTTGA
- a CDS encoding cobalamin B12-binding domain-containing protein: protein MEKRVRILVAKPGLDGHDRGAKVVARALRDAGFEVIYTGLRQTPEQIAEAALQEDVNVVALSLLSGAHPHLFPRIVELVRGKGMKDVLIIGGGVIPDSDIPALKAAGVSEVFTPGTPTGAIIEYIKKNVQ, encoded by the coding sequence ATGGAAAAACGTGTTCGTATATTAGTTGCAAAACCTGGCCTGGACGGCCATGATCGTGGCGCGAAGGTTGTTGCCCGCGCTCTGCGTGACGCTGGCTTTGAGGTTATCTATACCGGCCTGCGTCAGACTCCGGAACAAATTGCCGAAGCGGCGCTGCAAGAAGACGTAAATGTTGTTGCACTGAGCCTGCTTTCCGGCGCGCATCCGCATCTGTTCCCGCGCATTGTGGAACTGGTTCGCGGCAAAGGCATGAAAGATGTGCTGATCATCGGCGGCGGCGTAATTCCTGACAGCGATATCCCGGCTCTCAAAGCAGCCGGCGTATCCGAAGTCTTCACGCCGGGTACCCCGACCGGAGCCATCATCGAGTACATCAAGAAAAACGTACAATAA
- a CDS encoding SoxR reducing system RseC family protein — protein MEKVQEGIVLELLPDGTAKVKTSRHNDCENCGACPGNSAMVLTARNPLGAKPGQQVAIEIKEVNMLKAAFIVYMQPLLAAFLGSLAGWWLAEKWGLALLTLQILGGVLGFALAIGYVKYFDISSKTNVSMQPVITDILSNR, from the coding sequence GTGGAGAAAGTACAGGAAGGTATTGTTCTGGAACTTTTGCCGGATGGAACGGCTAAAGTGAAGACGAGCAGACATAACGACTGCGAAAATTGCGGGGCATGTCCTGGAAACTCTGCTATGGTGCTAACGGCCAGAAACCCTCTTGGGGCAAAACCAGGGCAGCAGGTAGCGATTGAAATTAAAGAAGTCAATATGCTAAAGGCTGCTTTTATTGTTTATATGCAGCCGCTCTTGGCCGCGTTCTTGGGTTCTCTGGCGGGCTGGTGGCTCGCGGAAAAATGGGGTCTGGCATTGCTGACTCTACAGATTTTGGGAGGGGTACTTGGTTTTGCCTTAGCGATAGGGTACGTCAAGTATTTTGATATAAGCTCCAAAACCAATGTTAGTATGCAGCCGGTGATCACGGATATTCTGTCGAACCGGTAA
- the mce gene encoding methylmalonyl-CoA epimerase, whose translation MFKTLKVDHIGIAVKDLDQAKKFYSEMLGMEIMGEETVEQQKVRVCFIPCGDSEIELLESTSPDGPIAKFIEKNGEGIQHLAIRVDNVENALADLKAKGVRLIDETPRYGAGGAQIAFVHPKATGGILLELSERK comes from the coding sequence ATGTTTAAGACACTGAAAGTGGATCATATCGGCATTGCCGTGAAAGATCTGGATCAAGCTAAGAAGTTTTACAGCGAGATGCTGGGCATGGAAATCATGGGCGAAGAAACCGTTGAACAACAAAAAGTTCGCGTTTGCTTTATCCCTTGCGGCGACAGCGAGATCGAACTGCTCGAGTCTACGTCTCCGGACGGCCCGATTGCCAAGTTCATCGAGAAAAACGGTGAAGGCATCCAACATTTGGCCATTCGCGTCGACAATGTCGAAAATGCACTGGCCGATCTGAAAGCCAAAGGCGTGCGCCTGATCGACGAGACTCCTCGTTACGGCGCTGGCGGTGCGCAAATCGCATTTGTTCATCCGAAAGCTACCGGCGGCATTCTGCTGGAACTGTCCGAACGCAAATAA
- a CDS encoding acetyl-CoA hydrolase/transferase family protein — MIDIRDRVRNSALHAKIVSAEEAAAVIKPGMNIGTSGFTPAGYPKAVPLALAERMKKEPFQINLWTGASVGKELDGALAAVNGIHKRMPYQTNSELRNALNSGGVEYFDVHLSESAQLSRYGHLGGKVDVAIVEACAITEEGHIIPTTSMGNTASFVQSADIVIVEVNVSQPLALEGMHDVYVPLDPPHRQPIPIVKVDDRIGTPYIPCGLDKIKYIVPCDIGDDVRDFAPIDEHSKVMSELIIDFFKNEIKEGRLPKNLLPLQSGVGSVANAVVTGFVNSDFTDLEVYTEVIQDGMLDLADAGKLKFASGTSFSPSPAGLSRLYENIDVYREKMMLRPQEIANSPEIARRIGIIAMNTAIEFDIFGHVNSTHIMGTKMMNGIGGSGDFARNAYLTCFFTTSTAKNGAISSIVPMCSHFDHTEHDTDIFVTEIGLADVRGLSPRERARAIINNCAHPDYRPMLLDYLERAEAATKKAHTPHLLDEALSWHVRFKETGTMKK; from the coding sequence ATGATTGACATTCGTGATCGTGTGCGCAACAGTGCGTTGCATGCAAAAATTGTGAGTGCAGAAGAAGCTGCAGCCGTCATCAAACCAGGTATGAATATCGGAACCAGCGGGTTTACTCCGGCTGGCTATCCTAAGGCAGTGCCGTTGGCATTGGCTGAACGGATGAAAAAAGAGCCGTTCCAGATTAATCTCTGGACAGGCGCATCTGTTGGTAAGGAATTGGACGGCGCACTCGCTGCCGTTAACGGCATCCACAAACGGATGCCTTATCAAACGAACTCGGAACTGCGCAATGCTTTAAACAGCGGCGGCGTAGAGTATTTCGACGTTCATTTAAGCGAATCGGCTCAACTGTCCCGTTACGGGCATCTGGGCGGCAAAGTGGATGTAGCGATCGTGGAGGCCTGCGCCATCACGGAAGAAGGGCATATCATCCCGACCACCTCGATGGGCAATACGGCTTCCTTTGTACAAAGCGCCGACATTGTCATCGTTGAAGTAAACGTTTCGCAGCCGTTGGCGCTGGAAGGCATGCACGACGTGTACGTGCCGCTTGATCCTCCCCATCGGCAGCCGATTCCCATTGTAAAAGTAGATGACCGTATCGGGACGCCTTATATTCCTTGTGGCCTCGATAAGATCAAATATATCGTCCCCTGCGATATCGGCGACGATGTGCGTGATTTTGCTCCGATCGATGAACATTCCAAGGTCATGTCCGAGCTGATCATTGACTTCTTTAAAAATGAAATCAAAGAAGGACGTTTGCCGAAGAATCTTTTACCGCTGCAATCCGGCGTCGGTTCCGTCGCCAATGCGGTCGTGACTGGTTTCGTCAACTCCGATTTCACCGATTTGGAAGTGTACACCGAAGTTATTCAAGACGGTATGCTTGACCTGGCAGATGCCGGTAAGCTGAAATTTGCCTCAGGCACGTCGTTCTCGCCGTCGCCGGCTGGTTTGAGCCGCCTTTATGAAAACATTGACGTTTATCGCGAAAAGATGATGCTGCGTCCGCAAGAAATCGCCAACAGCCCCGAGATTGCTCGGCGCATCGGCATCATTGCGATGAATACCGCGATTGAGTTTGACATTTTTGGTCATGTCAACTCGACGCATATCATGGGAACGAAGATGATGAATGGTATCGGCGGCAGCGGCGACTTTGCTCGTAACGCTTACCTGACTTGCTTCTTTACCACGTCGACAGCCAAAAACGGTGCGATTTCCTCGATCGTCCCGATGTGTTCGCATTTCGATCACACCGAGCATGATACCGATATTTTCGTTACCGAGATTGGCTTGGCGGATGTTCGCGGCTTGAGCCCGAGAGAACGCGCCAGAGCGATCATTAATAACTGCGCTCATCCGGATTATCGGCCGATGCTGCTTGATTATCTGGAAAGAGCCGAAGCGGCGACCAAGAAAGCCCATACGCCGCATCTGCTTGATGAAGCCCTATCCTGGCATGTCCGGTTCAAAGAAACCGGCACCATGAAGAAATAA
- a CDS encoding biotin/lipoyl-containing protein, with translation MKKFNITVNGTAYQVEVEEVKEAKAAPAAKAAAPAAKAAAPAPVAAAAPAAAEVGAGDTPVTAPMPGKIIKVVAEAGKAIKKGDVIMILEAMKMQNEITAPVDGTVKSINAAADQGVKGGDILAVIK, from the coding sequence ATGAAAAAATTTAATATCACAGTAAACGGCACTGCTTACCAGGTTGAAGTGGAAGAAGTAAAGGAAGCAAAGGCCGCTCCGGCTGCTAAAGCGGCAGCTCCTGCTGCGAAAGCAGCAGCTCCGGCTCCTGTCGCCGCTGCTGCTCCTGCAGCTGCTGAAGTTGGCGCAGGCGATACCCCTGTAACTGCTCCGATGCCTGGCAAGATCATCAAAGTTGTAGCCGAAGCCGGCAAGGCGATCAAAAAAGGCGACGTAATCATGATCCTCGAAGCCATGAAAATGCAAAACGAAATTACCGCACCGGTCGATGGCACTGTGAAGTCCATCAATGCCGCAGCGGACCAAGGCGTTAAGGGTGGAGACATCCTCGCGGTAATAAAGTAA
- a CDS encoding methylmalonyl-CoA mutase family protein, which produces MSNDSLKEKLAAYDAKVQKACAKFPERGNLPAKRIYTPLDIADNDYLRDQGFPGEYPFTRGVQPTMYRGRFWTMRMYAGFSTAEESNKRYRYLIESGATGLSCAFDLPTQIGYDSDDVISEGEVGKVGVAIDSLADMEMLFDQIDLGKVSTSMTINAPASVLLAMYIAVAEKQGVTADKLNGTIQNDILKEYAARGTYIFPPKPSMRLITNIFEFCSKEVPNWNTISISGYHIREAGSTAAQEIAFTIANGIAYVDAAIKAGLGVDDFAGRLSFFWNAHNNVLEEVAKFRASRRVWAKVMKERFGATNPKSWMLRVHTQTAGSMLTAQQPENNVVRVALQTAAAVLGGTQSLHTNSKDEALALPTEASVQVALRTQQIVAYESGLADVIDPLAGSYYVEALTNEIEAEAWDYIKKIDDIGGAVVAIEKGYVQKEIQDSAYKWQKEVENNDRVIVGVNKFQVEEKAPEGLLRVDASVGVGQKKKLADLRAKRDNAAVDKALAALEAACKDESVNLMPVILAAVKTYATLGEICGVMRKVFGEYQAHVSL; this is translated from the coding sequence ATGAGCAATGATTCTTTAAAGGAAAAACTGGCGGCGTATGACGCCAAAGTCCAAAAAGCCTGTGCAAAATTCCCTGAGCGGGGCAACCTGCCTGCAAAGCGGATCTACACTCCGCTTGACATCGCAGACAATGACTATCTGCGCGACCAGGGCTTCCCGGGTGAATATCCGTTCACGCGCGGCGTGCAACCTACCATGTATCGCGGTCGTTTCTGGACGATGCGTATGTATGCCGGTTTCTCGACTGCAGAAGAGTCCAACAAGCGTTATCGCTATCTGATCGAGTCCGGTGCGACCGGCCTGTCTTGCGCTTTCGACTTACCGACGCAAATCGGCTATGACTCCGATGATGTCATTTCCGAAGGCGAAGTTGGTAAAGTCGGCGTTGCAATTGATTCGCTGGCCGATATGGAAATGCTGTTTGATCAAATCGATCTGGGCAAAGTATCCACCTCGATGACGATCAATGCACCGGCTTCCGTACTGTTGGCTATGTACATTGCTGTTGCTGAGAAGCAAGGCGTCACCGCCGATAAGCTGAACGGCACGATTCAAAATGACATCCTGAAAGAGTATGCGGCGCGCGGCACTTACATCTTCCCGCCGAAGCCTTCCATGCGTCTGATCACGAACATTTTCGAATTCTGCTCCAAAGAAGTGCCGAATTGGAATACCATTTCCATTTCCGGTTACCATATCCGCGAAGCCGGTTCCACGGCTGCGCAGGAAATTGCCTTCACGATTGCTAACGGCATCGCGTATGTTGATGCTGCAATCAAGGCTGGCCTTGGCGTTGATGATTTTGCCGGTCGTCTCTCTTTCTTCTGGAATGCACACAACAACGTGCTGGAAGAAGTTGCGAAATTCCGTGCATCCCGTCGCGTATGGGCAAAAGTCATGAAAGAGCGTTTCGGCGCTACCAATCCGAAGTCCTGGATGCTTCGCGTGCATACCCAAACCGCAGGTTCGATGCTGACTGCGCAACAGCCGGAAAACAACGTTGTTCGCGTTGCTTTGCAAACAGCCGCTGCCGTTTTGGGCGGAACCCAGTCCCTGCATACCAACTCCAAGGATGAAGCGTTGGCTCTGCCGACGGAAGCATCCGTACAGGTTGCTTTGCGTACGCAACAGATCGTCGCTTATGAAAGCGGTCTGGCCGATGTTATCGATCCGCTGGCCGGCTCTTACTATGTAGAAGCGCTGACCAATGAAATCGAAGCAGAAGCTTGGGATTACATCAAGAAAATTGACGACATCGGCGGCGCCGTCGTTGCCATCGAAAAAGGCTATGTCCAAAAAGAAATTCAAGACAGCGCTTACAAATGGCAGAAAGAAGTCGAAAACAATGACCGCGTTATTGTTGGCGTCAATAAATTCCAAGTGGAAGAAAAAGCACCGGAAGGTCTGCTGCGCGTAGATGCTTCGGTAGGCGTTGGCCAGAAGAAGAAATTGGCCGATCTGCGTGCAAAACGCGACAATGCAGCAGTCGACAAGGCTTTGGCTGCATTGGAAGCGGCTTGTAAAGATGAGTCTGTCAACCTGATGCCGGTAATCCTGGCAGCGGTTAAAACGTATGCAACCTTGGGCGAAATTTGTGGCGTAATGCGTAAGGTGTTCGGCGAATACCAAGCGCATGTCAGCCTGTAA